The DNA window AGATTCATAGATAAAATTAGACTGACAAAGATATGTGTTTAATTTGTGATACATTTCCAAAAATATGAACAGGCTAGACACTTTATTACAACTTCTTGAGAATGACCCTACAAGCAGTTTCATCTTATTTGCCATTGCAAAAGAATATGAAACATTGGGTAACTACCATCGTGCTTTGGAATTATATGGAGAATTGATTGCAAAAGATCCAAAATATACTGGTTGTTATTATCATTTCGCAAAAGCTTACTTCAAATTAGATAAAAAAAATGAGGGAATGGACATTATCGAACAAGGGATTGAAATCTGTTCCAAAAACAATCAAGCCCATGACCTTTCAGAACTTAAAAACCTTAAAATGAACATGCTAATTGGTGAAGAGGATTAAGCAAGAAGATCAACAAGATGCTGACCTATCCGTTCTTTAACATCTTCCATCACAGGTTTTTCAAATATTTTACCGGTAATTTTTTCAAACAATTCAATGTACCTCCTGGAGATTTCCCACACAAATGAATCTGGCATGTGGGGCATAAGTTGACCATCTTTTCCTTGAAAACCATGGCTCATTAACCATTCTCGAACAAATTCTTTTGATAACTGAATCTGTGCCACTCCACTCTGTTGTCTTTCGTGATAACCTTCTGACAAAAAGTATCTTGAACTGTCGGGAGTATGAATCTCATCCATCAACACCAATTCATTTCCACTGTAACCAAATTCGTATTTGGTATCCACTAAAATCAACCCCTTGCCGGCAGCCATATCCTGACCTCTCCGAAAAAGCTTTAGGCTTATGTCGTATATTTTATCTAGCTCACTTTTTGAGATAATTTCTCTATTCAAGATATCTTCATAAGAAATATCCTCATCGTGTCCGGCGGATGCTTTTGTTGTGGGGGTGATGATTGGAACAGGGAATTCATCTGATTCTTGCATTCCTTCTGGTAAAGTGACCCCGCAAAGCTCCCTTTTTCCTGATTTATAGGTTCGCCAGGCATGTCCAGCTAAAAATCCTCGAACAACCAATTCTATCGGAATCGGCGTACACTTAATTCCAATAGATACGTTTGGATCAGGACTGGACTTTAACCAGACCAGGCAAATGTCTTTAACTGCATCCAAAAAGTAACAGGCAATCTGATTCAAAACTTGCCCCTTATAAGGAATAGGCCTGGGTAATATACAGTCAAATGCTGAAATGCGATCGGTGGTTATCATCAACAATTCTTCCCCAAGATCATAAACGTCTCGAACTTTACCGTGGTAGAGAGAACGTTGATTTTTAAAATTAAAATTTGTACTGCTAAGACAGACTTTTTCAGGTTCCAACATTTTCTAAAAGCCTTAAAT is part of the Candidatus Vicinibacter affinis genome and encodes:
- a CDS encoding CDC27 family protein, whose translation is MNRLDTLLQLLENDPTSSFILFAIAKEYETLGNYHRALELYGELIAKDPKYTGCYYHFAKAYFKLDKKNEGMDIIEQGIEICSKNNQAHDLSELKNLKMNMLIGEED
- a CDS encoding phosphoribosylaminoimidazolesuccinocarboxamide synthase, whose product is MLEPEKVCLSSTNFNFKNQRSLYHGKVRDVYDLGEELLMITTDRISAFDCILPRPIPYKGQVLNQIACYFLDAVKDICLVWLKSSPDPNVSIGIKCTPIPIELVVRGFLAGHAWRTYKSGKRELCGVTLPEGMQESDEFPVPIITPTTKASAGHDEDISYEDILNREIISKSELDKIYDISLKLFRRGQDMAAGKGLILVDTKYEFGYSGNELVLMDEIHTPDSSRYFLSEGYHERQQSGVAQIQLSKEFVREWLMSHGFQGKDGQLMPHMPDSFVWEISRRYIELFEKITGKIFEKPVMEDVKERIGQHLVDLLA